A genomic region of Rhodococcus sp. B50 contains the following coding sequences:
- a CDS encoding OsmC family protein has product MTEHDAVVTGTVTTETGRFVVSARSNHLVTDSRLAGGEAVHAGELLLAALTSCAMANFEHNAKQDGLQIDGIVTRAAHTRGTVDPTRYDRTVLEIQVCGVEYEDAVALGRKFVAACPIYNTIKRGSGIELTINGCLFTE; this is encoded by the coding sequence GTGACGGAGCACGATGCGGTGGTCACGGGAACGGTGACCACCGAGACCGGACGCTTCGTCGTCAGTGCCCGCAGCAACCATCTCGTCACCGACTCGCGACTCGCCGGGGGTGAGGCCGTGCACGCGGGCGAACTGCTCCTGGCCGCACTCACGTCCTGTGCGATGGCCAACTTCGAGCACAATGCGAAGCAGGACGGCCTGCAGATCGACGGGATCGTCACCCGCGCCGCCCACACCCGCGGCACCGTGGATCCGACCCGGTACGACCGTACCGTGCTCGAGATCCAGGTCTGCGGAGTCGAGTACGAGGACGCCGTTGCGCTCGGGCGCAAGTTCGTCGCCGCGTGCCCGATCTACAACACGATCAAGCGGGGGAGTGGGATCGAACTGACGATCAATGGGTGCCTGTTCACGGAATGA
- a CDS encoding cysteine hydrolase has protein sequence MELDPRTTATVAVHCQGDIVGPTGAFADLFHQQIIERNVIDQIAAVNDAIREAGGTVVYTRVAWKPDFSDLEANSPLLQIVAQSGCLKEGNELADIVNALTPRSNDLVITHQRIGGFAESELDATLRSKGITTLIFTGVATNASVEGTARVASDLGYRVIVVADACSAATTEAHEASINSLSLLAEITTVADIQTALHLPVGESA, from the coding sequence ATGGAACTCGATCCCCGCACCACCGCCACCGTCGCCGTTCACTGTCAAGGGGACATCGTCGGCCCAACAGGCGCCTTCGCCGACCTCTTCCACCAGCAGATCATCGAACGCAACGTCATCGACCAGATAGCCGCCGTCAACGACGCCATCCGCGAAGCCGGCGGCACCGTCGTCTACACCCGAGTCGCGTGGAAGCCGGACTTCTCCGATCTCGAGGCCAACTCCCCACTGTTGCAAATCGTGGCCCAATCCGGATGCCTCAAAGAGGGAAACGAACTGGCCGACATCGTCAACGCACTCACCCCGCGTAGCAACGACCTGGTCATCACCCATCAGCGCATCGGCGGCTTCGCAGAATCCGAACTCGACGCAACGCTCCGCAGCAAGGGCATCACCACCCTCATCTTCACCGGAGTCGCGACAAACGCCTCCGTCGAGGGAACCGCCCGAGTGGCAAGCGATCTCGGATACCGCGTCATCGTCGTAGCGGACGCATGCTCGGCGGCGACCACCGAAGCCCACGAAGCCAGTATCAACTCGCTGAGTCTGCTCGCCGAGATCACCACCGTCGCCGACATACAGACGGCCTTGCACCTTCCTGTCGGCGAGTCCGCCTGA
- a CDS encoding IS3 family transposase, with the protein MCQILDVSHSRFYLWLAAAPVRAERVRADAEIATRIRVMHADSDGIYGAPRITAELREVGIEVNYKRVERVIREHGIVGVYLCKSVRITAPIPTRTRCRT; encoded by the coding sequence TTGTGCCAGATTCTCGACGTTTCCCACTCGAGGTTCTACCTGTGGCTTGCCGCCGCGCCGGTCCGTGCCGAGCGCGTCCGGGCCGACGCGGAGATCGCGACGCGGATCCGCGTCATGCACGCCGACTCGGACGGCATCTACGGTGCCCCACGTATCACGGCTGAACTGCGCGAGGTCGGGATCGAGGTGAACTACAAGCGGGTCGAGCGGGTCATACGTGAGCACGGGATCGTTGGGGTGTACCTGTGCAAATCGGTGCGCATCACCGCCCCGATCCCGACGCGGACGCGGTGCCGGACCTGA
- a CDS encoding TetR/AcrR family transcriptional regulator, with protein sequence MAATTPPGRSEPRTLTEAYTHAGLTDRGTSSGKRPNKRGEATRERIVQAAIECFSEYGYTRTRISDITHRAKTAQGNFYRHFNDLDDVFLAALHTGLQELAEATGRRTNSSGELEALIDVNITYLHAYSRHRHILRLLREAAAASANEGFQQLWLQLRGDFVARTRRWLQRLYDRGEIGDTDFDLLAEALGCMTEQMAYVHVGLPASTPRRERIDELGRALGEFWYRSLPPAIKDTQLDSRSTAALES encoded by the coding sequence ATGGCCGCTACCACTCCGCCAGGCCGCAGCGAACCACGCACACTCACCGAGGCCTACACCCACGCGGGGTTGACCGACCGCGGTACCAGCAGCGGCAAAAGGCCGAACAAGCGCGGTGAGGCCACTCGCGAACGCATCGTGCAAGCGGCAATCGAATGCTTCAGCGAATACGGCTACACCCGTACCCGCATTTCCGATATCACGCATCGCGCCAAGACCGCACAAGGCAACTTCTACCGACACTTCAACGACCTCGACGACGTGTTCCTGGCAGCGTTGCACACTGGTCTGCAGGAGCTCGCCGAAGCTACCGGTCGGCGAACCAACAGCAGCGGCGAACTCGAGGCCCTGATCGACGTCAACATCACGTACCTGCACGCCTACTCCCGCCACCGGCACATCCTGCGTTTGTTGCGCGAAGCCGCCGCAGCCAGCGCCAACGAGGGCTTCCAGCAGCTATGGCTGCAACTGCGCGGAGACTTCGTCGCTCGCACACGACGCTGGCTCCAGCGACTCTACGACCGCGGAGAGATCGGCGACACCGACTTCGATCTCCTGGCCGAAGCCCTAGGGTGCATGACCGAGCAAATGGCGTACGTGCACGTCGGCCTACCCGCCTCAACCCCCCGACGGGAACGCATCGACGAGCTCGGCCGTGCCCTCGGCGAATTCTGGTACCGATCTCTACCGCCCGCCATCAAGGACACCCAACTCGACTCGCGCTCCACCGCCGCGCTCGAGTCGTAA
- a CDS encoding ferredoxin--NADP reductase, translating into MTSLAPELLGHTVGVRQVIQETPDACSFVLDVPAELTERFTYKPGQFVTVRIPSERTGSVARCYSIASTPATDQHIKITVKRTADGYGSNWLCDHITAGDTLHLLPPSGTFVPDRLDGPLRLFAAGSGITPVMSILKSALATSTGTIALYYANRDRDSIIFDTELTELAQRYPHRLTIEHRLEDEHGLPTKDSIASFTADTVDGEVFICGPAPFMSLVKNTLVTCGYDRHSIHIEEFRSLDGDPFAPIAQLAITDPNASTVDVTLDGDTHTLDWPADATLIDVMVNAGIDAPYSCREGECGSCACTLVEGTVNPGNTEALDPDDVADGYILGCQARPTSPTLRVEF; encoded by the coding sequence ATGACCTCTCTCGCGCCCGAACTCCTCGGACACACCGTCGGTGTGCGACAGGTAATTCAGGAAACACCCGACGCCTGTTCGTTCGTCCTGGACGTCCCGGCCGAGCTGACCGAACGATTCACCTACAAGCCGGGGCAGTTCGTCACCGTCCGTATTCCCAGTGAGCGAACCGGTTCCGTCGCGCGGTGTTACTCGATCGCCAGCACCCCCGCGACAGACCAGCACATCAAGATCACTGTCAAACGCACCGCCGACGGTTACGGGTCGAACTGGCTCTGCGATCACATCACCGCCGGGGACACCCTCCACCTGCTTCCCCCCTCCGGAACGTTCGTACCCGATCGGCTCGACGGCCCCCTTCGGCTGTTCGCAGCCGGCAGTGGAATCACTCCGGTGATGTCGATCCTCAAGTCCGCGCTGGCCACCTCGACCGGCACAATTGCGTTGTACTACGCCAACCGCGACCGGGATTCGATCATCTTCGACACCGAATTGACCGAACTGGCACAGCGTTACCCGCACCGCCTCACCATCGAGCACCGACTCGAGGACGAGCACGGCCTGCCTACCAAGGACAGCATCGCGTCCTTCACCGCTGACACGGTCGACGGCGAGGTATTCATCTGCGGTCCGGCCCCGTTCATGTCGTTGGTCAAGAACACCCTCGTCACCTGCGGATACGACCGACACAGTATCCACATCGAGGAATTCCGCTCCCTCGACGGCGACCCCTTCGCTCCCATCGCACAACTGGCGATCACGGACCCAAACGCCTCCACGGTCGACGTCACGCTCGACGGAGATACTCACACCTTGGACTGGCCCGCCGATGCCACCTTGATCGACGTCATGGTCAATGCCGGCATCGATGCCCCCTATTCCTGCCGCGAAGGAGAATGCGGTTCCTGTGCCTGCACCCTCGTCGAGGGCACCGTGAACCCGGGCAACACCGAAGCGCTCGACCCCGACGACGTCGCCGACGGTTACATCCTCGGATGCCAGGCGAGGCCAACCAGCCCCACTTTACGAGTCGAGTTCTGA
- a CDS encoding three-helix bundle dimerization domain-containing protein: MSDIYTDHEAHGLERAVASLVQQFPQLPETVVRQAVAEAVRAYQGRPIREFIPLFVERRARRALAADSH; this comes from the coding sequence ATGAGCGACATTTACACCGACCATGAAGCACACGGTCTCGAACGCGCAGTCGCGTCACTCGTTCAGCAGTTCCCGCAACTCCCTGAAACGGTGGTACGCCAGGCCGTCGCAGAGGCTGTGCGCGCCTATCAGGGACGTCCTATCCGCGAATTCATCCCCTTGTTCGTCGAACGCCGAGCACGCCGAGCACTTGCCGCTGACAGCCACTAA
- a CDS encoding ABC transporter permease subunit, with translation MSDATVSVAPAVTAPGRGLGRLRTPHWTALLPWVVPVLVLVGWQWASSTGVISAAILPPPTDVIDAARSLWSTGELQPHILVSLRRIAVGFVVGAAIGLAFGFAVGLSRIAEGLFDRTLQMVRALPHLALVPLLIAAFGIGEMPKVLLVTLGVIFPVYLNTVSGIRTVDEKLIQLGRSYGLGRGQLIREVIVPGAMPMILTGIRYALGVAWLTLVIAETIATREGIGYLAQNGREMLRNERIVLAIVLYAGAGLLADQITRFIEARVLRWNPNYRKAAR, from the coding sequence ATGAGCGACGCCACCGTTTCCGTCGCGCCCGCCGTCACGGCACCGGGCCGCGGCCTCGGCCGCCTGCGCACCCCGCACTGGACGGCCCTGCTGCCCTGGGTCGTGCCCGTGCTCGTCCTCGTCGGATGGCAGTGGGCGTCGAGCACCGGTGTGATCTCCGCGGCGATCCTGCCGCCGCCCACGGACGTCATCGACGCCGCGCGGTCGCTGTGGTCGACCGGTGAACTGCAACCGCACATCCTGGTGAGCCTGCGCCGTATCGCCGTCGGATTCGTCGTCGGCGCCGCAATCGGTCTCGCCTTCGGCTTCGCCGTCGGCCTGTCCCGCATCGCCGAAGGCCTATTCGACCGCACCCTCCAGATGGTGCGCGCGCTGCCCCATCTCGCCCTCGTGCCGCTGCTTATCGCGGCGTTCGGTATCGGGGAGATGCCCAAGGTCCTGCTCGTGACCCTCGGCGTGATCTTCCCGGTCTACCTCAACACCGTCAGTGGCATCCGCACGGTCGACGAGAAGCTCATCCAGCTCGGCAGGTCGTACGGGCTCGGTCGTGGTCAATTGATCCGTGAGGTGATCGTCCCCGGCGCGATGCCTATGATCCTCACCGGCATCCGGTACGCCCTCGGCGTCGCGTGGCTGACCCTCGTCATCGCCGAGACCATCGCCACCCGCGAAGGTATCGGCTACCTCGCGCAGAACGGCCGCGAGATGCTCCGCAACGAACGCATCGTCCTCGCGATCGTCCTCTACGCCGGTGCGGGCCTGCTCGCCGACCAGATCACCCGCTTCATCGAGGCCCGCGTGCTGCGCTGGAATCCGAACTACCGGAAGGCGGCACGATGA
- a CDS encoding NrtA/SsuA/CpmA family ABC transporter substrate-binding protein, whose translation MNALPRPVLDRRGFLRAAGIGALGLAGLGALSACGSDDSANGGELTEVRYALIGDGKAEPGAVLSHNIGGFDVSADLGVPVNFQSGFTASLPVMEAIKAGSIDFSFATATAVIYGIGGNVPFVPLVAYPLPSNEVDILVPKGSDIRSAADLKGRKVADQQGTTGTYSLVKYLETAGLTLDDIEYSNLTAADAEAAFAQGKVDAWINWQPTIELARRKHDADTLPDVKTYDYAFFVASEKFAFEHPEIAAKLARNVRDAQRWIEAQPDVAVDEFAALGGFGDSQLEKEVYRDLVVDRRLSYSGAGEFTVVDTDAIDGTQDLADNFHALGVYPETVDVRSWLSDSRFDSVRAAVNAELAKV comes from the coding sequence ATGAATGCTCTGCCCCGTCCCGTCCTCGACCGCCGCGGGTTCCTGCGTGCCGCAGGCATCGGCGCGCTCGGACTCGCCGGCCTCGGTGCCCTCAGCGCGTGCGGCTCGGACGATTCTGCGAACGGCGGTGAGCTCACGGAGGTCCGGTACGCACTCATCGGCGACGGCAAGGCCGAACCCGGCGCCGTGCTCTCCCACAACATCGGCGGATTCGACGTCTCCGCCGATCTCGGTGTGCCGGTGAATTTCCAGTCCGGTTTCACGGCATCCCTCCCCGTCATGGAGGCGATCAAGGCCGGCAGCATCGACTTCTCCTTTGCCACCGCCACCGCGGTGATCTACGGCATCGGTGGCAACGTGCCGTTCGTGCCGCTCGTCGCCTACCCGCTGCCGAGCAACGAGGTCGACATCCTCGTACCCAAGGGGTCCGACATCCGGAGCGCCGCGGATCTGAAGGGCCGCAAGGTCGCCGATCAGCAGGGCACTACCGGTACCTACAGCCTGGTCAAGTACCTCGAGACCGCGGGTCTGACCCTCGACGACATCGAGTACAGCAATCTCACCGCCGCCGACGCCGAGGCAGCCTTCGCGCAGGGCAAGGTCGACGCGTGGATCAATTGGCAGCCCACGATCGAGCTGGCCCGCCGCAAGCACGACGCCGACACGCTGCCCGACGTGAAGACCTACGACTACGCGTTCTTCGTCGCCAGTGAGAAGTTCGCCTTCGAGCATCCCGAGATCGCCGCGAAGCTCGCACGCAACGTCCGCGACGCGCAGCGCTGGATCGAGGCGCAGCCCGACGTCGCGGTCGACGAGTTCGCCGCTCTCGGAGGCTTCGGCGACTCGCAACTCGAGAAGGAGGTCTACCGAGATCTCGTCGTCGACCGCCGCCTGTCCTACTCGGGGGCAGGTGAGTTCACCGTGGTGGACACCGATGCGATCGACGGGACCCAGGACCTCGCCGACAACTTCCACGCCCTCGGGGTGTACCCGGAGACGGTCGACGTGCGGAGCTGGCTGTCCGACAGCCGCTTCGACTCCGTCCGTGCCGCCGTCAACGCCGAACTGGCGAAGGTCTGA
- a CDS encoding ABC transporter ATP-binding protein has product MTTARGLVGLELASIGRRYGDNQVLRDLDLTIDPGDFVAILGPSGVGKSTLLRILAGLEEPSSGAMTPIGDVPAGGPTARMMFQEDRLLPWKSVLDNVTLGTKGQRDKAAELLAQVGLTGREKAWPAELSGGQRQRVALARALMHRPDVLLLDEPFGALDAITRVTMQQLLENILAEHPRTVLLVTHDVEEALVLADRVLLLTPQGITRDLRVPQARPRHRGDAQLAAWKEELLDGLLEADRAVHAATGS; this is encoded by the coding sequence ATGACCACCGCCCGCGGACTCGTCGGCCTCGAACTGGCCTCCATCGGACGCCGCTACGGCGACAACCAGGTTCTCCGTGATCTCGACCTGACCATCGACCCCGGCGACTTCGTCGCCATCCTCGGCCCCAGCGGCGTCGGTAAGTCGACCCTGCTGCGCATCCTCGCCGGACTCGAGGAACCCAGCTCGGGCGCCATGACTCCGATCGGGGACGTACCGGCGGGCGGGCCGACCGCTCGGATGATGTTCCAGGAGGATCGGCTCCTGCCGTGGAAGTCGGTGCTCGACAACGTCACCCTGGGCACGAAGGGGCAGCGGGACAAGGCCGCCGAACTGCTCGCACAGGTCGGTCTCACCGGCCGTGAGAAGGCCTGGCCCGCAGAGCTGTCCGGCGGACAGCGCCAGCGTGTCGCGCTCGCCCGGGCACTGATGCACCGCCCCGACGTCCTGCTGCTCGACGAACCGTTCGGCGCGCTCGACGCCATCACCCGGGTCACGATGCAACAGCTCCTCGAGAACATCCTCGCCGAACATCCGCGCACCGTCCTGCTCGTCACCCACGACGTCGAGGAAGCACTCGTTCTCGCCGATCGCGTTCTGCTGCTCACCCCGCAGGGCATCACGCGCGATCTCCGTGTGCCCCAGGCACGCCCGCGTCACCGCGGCGATGCGCAGCTCGCGGCGTGGAAGGAAGAGCTGCTCGACGGTCTGCTCGAGGCCGACCGCGCGGTACATGCAGCGACCGGATCCTGA
- a CDS encoding LLM class flavin-dependent oxidoreductase, translating to MHLAAFITAGPGRPGGWRLPDSVPGWLDASYYQNMARTLEDGRFDLAFFADIVSVPDRFGGSTDSQLRYGALGSLRIDPLPVIASMAAVTRHLGLAATVSTTYAQPFTVARSFASLDHLSGGRAAWNIVTSFQESEARNFNLDEQFDRSTRYERADEFLEVTGKLWDSWDDDALVLDVEQPLFADPDKVHRVDHKGRYFSVQGPLNVPRPPQGYPVLIQAGASSKGKDFAARWSDVIFCSHASKESAQAFYTEIKERAATFGRDPEEIKILPSITPVVGSTTARAKELADEIFELVPPIGGLSTLAYHLDVDLSTFPLDERLPEVEVPGVAGHYHEVREITEREGLTLRQLGKQYGGRYEGNFIGTADEVADGLQDWFEDGAADGFTLQVPYQPGGFETFTRQVVPQLQKRGIFRTEYEGSTLRENLGLTRPASGEWQRRSGVQG from the coding sequence ATGCATCTCGCCGCGTTCATCACCGCGGGACCGGGCCGCCCCGGTGGGTGGCGCCTGCCCGACTCGGTGCCCGGCTGGCTCGATGCGAGCTATTACCAGAACATGGCCCGCACTCTCGAGGACGGCCGGTTCGACCTGGCCTTCTTCGCCGACATCGTTTCTGTGCCGGACCGTTTCGGCGGCAGCACCGATTCGCAACTGCGGTACGGCGCCCTCGGGTCCCTGCGGATCGATCCGCTGCCGGTCATCGCGTCGATGGCGGCCGTGACCCGTCACCTCGGCCTCGCCGCGACGGTCTCGACGACCTACGCGCAACCGTTCACCGTGGCACGGTCGTTCGCCAGCCTCGACCACCTCTCCGGTGGTCGTGCGGCGTGGAACATCGTGACCTCCTTCCAGGAGTCCGAGGCGCGGAACTTCAACCTCGACGAGCAGTTCGACCGCTCCACGCGGTATGAGCGTGCCGACGAGTTCCTCGAGGTGACAGGCAAGCTCTGGGACAGCTGGGACGACGACGCCCTCGTGCTCGACGTCGAGCAGCCCCTGTTCGCCGACCCCGACAAAGTCCATCGGGTTGATCACAAGGGCCGCTACTTCTCGGTGCAGGGGCCGCTGAACGTTCCCCGTCCACCGCAGGGCTATCCGGTGCTCATTCAGGCCGGCGCGTCCTCGAAGGGCAAGGACTTCGCCGCCCGCTGGTCGGACGTGATCTTCTGCAGCCACGCCTCCAAGGAATCGGCGCAGGCGTTCTACACCGAGATCAAGGAGCGGGCCGCGACGTTCGGGCGCGATCCGGAGGAGATCAAGATCCTCCCGTCGATCACGCCGGTGGTCGGGTCCACCACCGCACGCGCGAAGGAACTCGCCGACGAGATCTTCGAACTGGTACCGCCGATCGGTGGATTGTCCACGCTCGCATACCACCTCGACGTCGACCTTTCGACCTTCCCGCTCGACGAGCGTCTCCCCGAGGTCGAGGTGCCCGGTGTGGCCGGGCACTACCACGAGGTCCGCGAGATCACCGAGCGCGAGGGGTTGACACTGCGGCAGCTCGGCAAGCAGTACGGCGGACGGTACGAAGGTAACTTCATCGGAACCGCGGATGAGGTCGCGGACGGTCTGCAGGACTGGTTCGAGGACGGCGCCGCCGACGGGTTCACCCTGCAGGTGCCCTATCAGCCCGGTGGCTTCGAGACCTTCACCCGGCAGGTCGTGCCACAGCTGCAGAAGCGCGGCATCTTCCGCACCGAGTACGAGGGCTCGACCCTGCGGGAGAATCTCGGGCTGACCCGCCCCGCCTCCGGTGAATGGCAGCGGCGTTCCGGGGTTCAGGGATGA
- a CDS encoding transposase gives MSLMVMKAYSAEFKADAVALYLSDPSHTFDGIGNDLGVSRETLRNWARAARKRTGTSTAELQAPGVARGRRPGRGRYRPSPVLEEEDKQFKTEIRKLETEREILRRTARYFAGETNW, from the coding sequence ATGTCACTGATGGTGATGAAGGCGTACTCGGCGGAGTTCAAGGCCGATGCCGTTGCGCTGTACCTGTCCGACCCGAGCCACACCTTCGACGGCATCGGCAACGACCTGGGCGTCAGCCGCGAGACTCTGCGTAACTGGGCGCGGGCCGCACGCAAACGCACCGGCACCTCCACGGCCGAACTCCAGGCCCCGGGGGTGGCGCGCGGTCGGCGGCCCGGGCGTGGGAGATATCGTCCCAGTCCGGTTTTGGAGGAAGAAGACAAGCAGTTCAAGACCGAGATCCGGAAGCTCGAAACCGAGCGGGAGATCCTGAGGAGGACGGCGAGATATTTCGCGGGCGAGACCAACTGGTGA
- a CDS encoding GntR family transcriptional regulator codes for MAITTGNPYRELRRRILDGVHPPGDLLVPATVGEQLGVSRTPVREALMRLEIEGLVTKVSRGFRVLERSQEEILDICEARIALESAVALSAAQRRTELDLARLRRSLDEARAERFPASRLRLHAEWHVALRLAAHNPTIAELMELLDARLHVYDGKASRTPANLDLIEREHEALYEAIAEGDGERAQELMVAHQRRTRDLRIAEMAESSNR; via the coding sequence ATGGCGATCACGACGGGGAATCCGTACCGCGAACTGCGAAGACGGATCCTGGACGGGGTGCACCCGCCGGGCGATCTGCTCGTCCCCGCCACGGTGGGCGAGCAGCTGGGCGTGTCCCGGACACCCGTTCGCGAAGCCCTCATGCGCCTAGAGATCGAGGGTCTCGTGACGAAGGTCTCACGCGGATTCCGGGTCCTCGAACGCAGCCAGGAGGAGATCCTCGACATCTGCGAAGCGCGGATCGCACTCGAATCGGCCGTCGCCCTGTCCGCCGCGCAACGGCGCACCGAACTCGATCTCGCGAGACTGCGCCGCAGCCTCGACGAGGCCCGCGCAGAACGATTCCCCGCCAGCCGGCTGCGGCTGCACGCGGAATGGCACGTGGCGCTGCGACTCGCCGCCCACAACCCCACCATCGCCGAACTGATGGAACTGCTCGACGCCCGGCTGCACGTCTACGACGGCAAGGCGTCGCGAACCCCGGCGAATCTCGACCTCATCGAACGCGAACACGAGGCCCTCTACGAGGCCATCGCCGAAGGAGACGGCGAACGCGCCCAGGAACTGATGGTCGCCCACCAGAGACGCACCCGGGACCTGCGGATCGCCGAGATGGCCGAGTCGTCGAATCGCTGA